The following nucleotide sequence is from Echeneis naucrates chromosome 17, fEcheNa1.1, whole genome shotgun sequence.
gtgattttttttttttttgtgtgtgtgtgtgtttgtagattaATGTttatagcttttgtgtttttcctccattcgagtgattttgagtttccatAATGTTATATCGATTTACctttgatcctccgcttagaaGCGTGAGACTAGTCAGGGTTTTTCTCCTTACGGAGTATtttctgtcttccccttgtcttgtgccagtgtaTCGTCGTTTcttgtcccacaccagcgttacgtCCTTGCCATAACCCTCGATTCCTTTGTGTAAGTCTTTGGTCCTCGAAAGAGTGAATTTAAGTTGTAACTTTAATATCCTAGTTTAGCCTTTTTATAGCCTTTTATAGAGTCCAGCCACCTCGTCGCCGCGTGCCCCGCCAAAGGGACCAAACAGGTGAGTTTACCCGCAGTTCAGGGCCGTGCTTCACGTGTCCTCACAGCAGCGAGGGTCTCACCACGACACAACCACGAGCCTTAAAGGGGGCCAATGAGAGTCTGATGGACTGGGGGGTTGGCAGCGAGATTGGGGCTCAATCCCGGGGCCATTGGCCAGGCCCATTAGTGCTCGTGCTCTCAATGGCAATGAACTGTTTACGATAACCCGCATCACTGAAACCCTTAAACTACACATTCACGGACATCAAGAGCAcatacagtttttgtttgggtttttttttttcttcttctcctctgtcactCTCCATCACAGACACTGCTCCTTGGCCATCCCTGGTTGTGCACCCATAATCCCCGCATTAACTGGAAGAACACACTGAGTACATCCGGAACCCTGAAGATGATATGTCAAACATTAtccatgtttctctccatgcCACCACAGACTCAGAATTAGACCTAACATCCGTCCCTTCCTGTTACCACCACTTCCGGGAGGTGTTCAGCAAATCCAAGGCCTTGTCGATGCCTCCTCATAGACCCTACAACTGAGCCATCGACCTGATCCCCGGTTCCAGTATCCCCAAGGGCCGTCTATACTCGGTCTCCAGACCAGAGAAGGCGGCCATGAAGGAGTACATCGAGACTTCACTGAAGGCGGGGCTGATCCGCCCCTCTTcgtcagctgctggagctgggtTCTTCTTCGTGGCTAAAAAGGATGGGTCCCTAAGACCATGCATTGATTACAGCCCCTTcaatgacatcacaataaaaaaaccGTTATCCTTTGCCCCTCATGTCCTCCGTTTTCGACCAACTCAAACAGGCCAAAATATCCACGAAATTAGATCTCTGTAATGCTTATCATCTTGTAAGACTCAGGGAGGGGGACGAATGGAAAACTGGGCTCAACACCCCGGGAGCTGTTAGCAGTCAAGGTGGCTCTGGAGGAGTAGAGACACTGGTTGGAGGGAGCTGAACATCCATTCATTGTCTGGACGGATCACAAAAACCTGGAATATATACGCAAGGCCAAGAGACTCAATTCCCGTCAGGCCAGGTGGGCGCTCTTCTTTCACcgtttctccttctccatctcttacaTTAAACCTGACGCCCTGTCACGTCTCTACGACCCTGAGCCTGCTGCCAAGGAACCAGAACCTATCCTTCAACTGACCTGTGTGGTTGGTGCGGTGACTTGGCAGATAGAAAATGAGGTTAAGCAAGCTAATGTTGAGGCTCCGGCACCTAGTGGGTGCCCCGAGAATCAATTGTTCGTCCCTGTCAATCTGCGCCCACAAGTGATTCATTGGGCCCACTCCTCGCTGCTTTCCTGTCATCCAGGAGTCTCTGGTGGCCATCCATGGAATCGGAGGTCCGGGAGTATGTCGAGGCGTGTCCGGTCTGTGCCAGGAATAAGATGTCCTCCAGGTCATGAATGGGACTGCTGCAGCCTCTGCCCATTCCTTCCAGACCATGGTCGGATATATCTGTGGATTTCATCACAGGGCTCCCGGTCTCACAAGGTTACACCACCATCCTCACGGTGGTTCATAGATTTTCTAAAATGACCAGATTCATTGCTTTGCCGAAGCTGCCTTCAGCCAAGGAGACGGCTGAAATAATGATTAACCAAGTGTTCAAGATTCATGGCTTTCCCAAGGACATTGTTTCAGACTGGGGTCCCCAGTTCGTGTCACATTTCTGGAAGGAATTTTGCCGGCTCATCGGAGCCAAAGCCAGACTGACCTCAGGCTATCACCCGGAGGCCAATGGCCAGACCGAACGCCTCAACCAACAGCTGGAAACCGGCCTCCGTTGCCGAGTGTCCCAGAACCCCTCTACATGGAGCAACCACCTGGTCTGGGTCGAGTACGCCCACAACTCCTTATCCACCTCTGCCACAGGGTTCTCCCCTTTCAAGTGTGTTTATGggtggttttctgttttccccgtTAGGTCCCTTTAGTGTAGCCTTATTATCCTCCTTCGggggcgttttttttttttttttttacttagaaTCTAGTGACTTCCCTGTAAATGTTAGATTGATAGCACAGTTTGTTTCTTCACTCGGTTCTAAGATCATTGCTCACACAAATAAAGATCTGTGCCTCACTACCTCTGCATCCGATTCCTTTCTGGGTCCCGCCTGACAgggacaaatggaaaaaaggcagagagactGGAAAGAAGAAGGGTGTCAATGAgctcagtgagagagagaagagggcaaaaagaaagaaacggagagaggaaaaaagtcaaGCCAGAAAGAGGCCAGCAGACCGGATTGTAGCCCATGAAGGGGACATTCCTGATGCCCAGAGCTATAACAAGCTGAAAAGCCTGGACACATCTGTCGAGCTGTTCTTCATCCCACAGAGGGATATTGAATCAAAGCCTGAGGTTCCTGCAATAGCTGCCATAAACGGCACGATGAGAATCCACCAAGCTGTCAGTCTGACACCCGGccaaatgaaatacagacacatCTCATGTCTGTGTAAAAGGGAGGAAGGTGTTTTGGACCGCCCCTGCTTTCACCTTCAACAGCTCACTCTAGCTAATGTTCCTGTTTCAGCATGTGGAAAGACACCAGATAATCCTTGGAGAGCAGAAATGATTGAGGTAAAGCACATTGCAGAGTGGTGCGTCGTTAAGTATGACCATGAAGCAGACCCAGGTGTCATCATGGATGCAGAAGGGCACAGTGTGAAAGTTAAGTGTATGCACCGCCATGGCATAAACACGTTCCATCGGCCAAGTCTTCGGGACGACATCTGTTGGTACCGTGACTGGCAGGTACTTTGCCTAATACCAGAAGCACAGGCTCTGAACAAGCGCTCTGCATGGAAGTATGTGGAACAGCAACTGCAGAACTGAGCCATGTCTCTGCAGAAAGGGAGAGACTGTTTGGAGATGAGTCCAAGTGATCTTTCTGTAATATTCTGTTTTTTCAAATCAACTGTTCTccacttaaccctcctattacCCTCCAATATGAACACATTTCACCCTCGGGGTCAGTCTGACCTCAGGGATATGTGCCCCcacaaaatgatttacagaaagttgttgaccaagtttttgtgtcaggcactttgtttatttgttcaatACATAAATAACCTCTTGATAATGAAACCTTGACCTCTcctctagcgccaccatcaggctAAActttgaaattagaaataatttatctttcatccaaatcttttctaatttggggtgcacattcatgaTTCTCACAGAATGAACCGTAGTGATTcatcccccacccccacccctctcactcacccctcctcttttgTTATCCAGGTTTGGGACTGGCAGCGGCAGAGTtaaagttgttttgtgttttcttgtgtttgtgaggaGGTTTACAtgtttgaaacagaaaaatgagaaCATGGAACAGCTCTTTAGGCCCACAGTCAGGCTTCCAGTCTGCACTGctttacacaggatgtgcagagagtgtgtgtaaCAAACAGGTCATGCTGGTCTCACAATCATTTCAGGTGGGACAAACCTGCCACCTGCCACGTTTCTCGCCTGCGGTTTGTACCATTGGAGGAGTTGgggtgtttgtctctttctgtctgtccttcacaatagctgcagcagctgttgatgctctTGGAAGGCACCGTCTTCTCTCAGTCTGAGGTTTCACCAGCACATTACCAAGCTGctccaggaaaatcctccttCCACTCAGTTCTCCCGTTCCAGtccttgtttatttcactgcatgcactcacatcagtgatgtggaagaagatgacaagGGGCCAACGGGCAGTCATGCGTGGACAGCTGTATGTAgctgtgacctgtccaggtggtccacccctccctttgtcccattgtagtccagcaccatttgtgttttgttgtgttctctgctgctcagggcagCATCTTTGTGCATGGCGCtgagcagcaggacatttttccctttcttggggcaataggagaccacagttgctttatcagtgaagatgttaccttcctgttcttgacagcaagaagttcagagtgaagctctggtttattctttctcactgtccccaacGTCGTAACCTTCCTTCTGAGCAGTTCCTCACCCACAGCGTGAGATGTGAAATAATGATCACATGTAATATTTTGCCCATGCAGGTTTACAGCGCCCACGAAACGCAACCAAGCACTCATCAACAGTCACGTGGAggcctggattgtaaagcaggAGTAAATGTTGCACCCACCGGCCCACACGTGCCTTATTGCCACGTTCTCACCGGCCCcgccttgtttgtttgtcatcaaagcgtatgacacgggacaaaacttggaatgtcttcaaaGACATGCTGGCTCTTCCCAAGTGTCCCCATACAtacgcttcccctctaaatgtGTCATCCCAAGAACAATATTTTTGACTGATGGTGTTAAGAGCTcaaatgatgacttgatgtcttcaacacGGCTGACTGCATATCTGGTTGGGCCTGGAACCATCTTGATAATATTAGCAGCACTAAGTCTACCTACTgttgaagtgaagaaagggaccatattatctttccatttttggaagGGGTCatgtctgctggtggttgagtgaCAACAGGAGGGTCAGCACTCTgattctcatcagatgagaatgcctccaaatcagggtcctcctcaacacaatcctctgccTCAGACACTTtaactgtcaaagagctgttccagAACATCACTGACAAAACCTAACCTTTTCCCACAGCCCATTTTcaagggcgagagagagagagagagagagggagagggggagggagggagggagggagggagagagagagagagggagagggggaggggggagagggagagagagagagagagagggagactgatagagatttagatttttaaaccAACTTTAATTGCCGCTCTTAAATCAAGCtggtattaaaaaataaatatatacatatacgtACACATAGTTGAAATAAGCACATggcctacacacacagaccagaaatcatgtacatacatacatacatatatacacaaactcATCTATACAAAGTACACACTATACGTTCAGCGCATTCCCAAACAACAGGTCATCATCTTCCACATGACAAAGGACGCTTTGGTGACTCCACACATTTAAATCTCCTGTCATcttataaaaactaaaatctaacctgatcctggacctgatgAGCTCCACACACATCAGAACAGAGATGGtctcccccccctccaccttcctcttcctgcttaCATACACTGCCATCTTAGCCTGGCCGAGTACAAAGTTCAAAAGCTggctcttctccttcttttgccGAGTgtaattaaaaccacaaataaaaacCCCTTTTGTAAAAACCTCTGTAAAAGCAGTAAAGACACGTTGGAGGAACAGGAACAGTGCAGACTATCGGTGCCAtccagtgaaacagtgaaacacagtctctctctgtgaGCAGAATGGACATCTTCATTCAGCACAGAGATAAAAGAGTTCAGTGCCACCACTCCGTGGAGGATCCTGCACTGTAGGTCTCCATGTCTTTTTGTCAGTGGAGGTTTATATAGTGACCTCCAGGCTGGTCTCCACCCCCCCAGGTCAAGATGACTCCTCCAGGGGGGTATCGATGCGTCCTCTCAACTTGTTCCTGTTCAGTGTCTTTACCATCAAACGGTAGAAGGTTTTTCCTGAGGCCTCCTGCAAAGAGGCCTGAGGGCAGGGGTCCAGGTAAGGACCTGCACAGTCCTTCAGGTCCAAAGTCAGCAGGATAAGGGAGAAGGggtcctgtgtgttttcagtgatttCACCAGAGGAGAAACTTTCCAACATCCGGAGCTCGTGTCCACTCAGTTTTCCTTTCCAGTGGTCCAGGAATTTTTTGGTGACTCTGACGGACCTCAGACCCAATTTGGAACCAAGCGAATCCTGCAGCTGGGGCCCAGCCAACTCCACCACCTGGCCCAGAGTAGTGAGCCCTGCAGTCTGTAATagagaagacagagaagggCCCACCCAGGCCGGACAGTCCAGGATTGTCCCGTGGAGGACTGGATCTTTCAGCAACCAGTGCAGAGAATCCGCCTGTTTCTGTCTTATCTTTTCCAGCAAAGTCCAAAcgataaaaacacttttataaAAACTAGAAAGAGATGATGACCTGTTAATCTGAGTGctgtccattaaaaacaaattaaaatccaaacccaggctattaaaatgaaaataaataaataaaaattctacaAATGGATTATTTGACCAACTTTAGGATTTTGCtacattttcttcctgaaatCCACGTTGAAGTCCTACCTCCTGTTGGGATCAGGATAATCCTGTTTTTTTGGATCAAAGTTATCCAGATTAAAACAAGGATTGGATGACACGATCTAATCGGATTTCAGAATCATTCTTCCCCTTTTGAACAAGCCATTTTCAAGATTTGATCCAAATCCAATCAGATGACCTTTGAACAACTGGCCCAGTGTGACAGTTGGCCTGTTgtggagcagtgtgtgtctctgcagcagtcTGAGCTTTattcagcagcacatttcattcCAGGTCAGCTCAGTGGGATTTAcatccacagaagaagaaactacacacaagcagagtgttgtctccagcagcagagggcagcagtgtGAAGGTTTCACTGCTGACAGCCGAGAAGGCTCACAGGCTGAACTGAAGGCCGCCTCTGTGAGCCCCAGGGGCTGATGGGAGGTTGGAGGAGGCGTTAGAAACCACGTGACCCCGGTCTGATCTCACAGCTCGTCCTTGTTTGGCCTCAGCTGCATCAGAGCTCCACTTCTCCTCAGGTTCCCCAGAGGAAACACCGCTGCACAAAATGCTTCTcctcccagctgctgctctgtgctgtctgtgttcaggtgagtgattccagccaatcaggagcctCCACCTGTGACCCACACGCTCACACTGACCTTCATCTACCTGTCCGTCTCTCTGCAGCCATGGTTGCCAcggcagcagaggagctgattCAGGACCAGTTATCATTGACCAGGAGAGTTGTTCAGTCAGCCTCTTTCACCTGTGAACAAACTCAGCGGTGTGACTATGATGAAGTTTTCTGGTaccagaagaaagaaacattcacTCTGATTATGTATATTGATCGGAGTGATGGTGCTGTAGAAAAAGGTTATGGTCATCCTCAGAAAGATGATTTCTCAGCTGTTAATATCCAGAACGGCTGTGAGTTGAAGATCGACAAAGTTAAACTCTCTCATTCAGCCTCCTactactgcagctgtctgaagCTTGATCCCCACAGTGAGAAAAGATCCCTGCAGCCTGAACAAAAACCTTCAGATGAACTGATGTCAAACAGTGTTAGTGACAGGAAGACAGCAGGAAACCACAGCCCAGGGTCACAGATTTCACCTCCAGCTCAGACTCTTGTTCTGGACTCTTCTCTGATATTGATTCATATTTGGATGAGATATTTCAGCAGCTTTCCTGTTGGTCCACACAGTGAGGACGAAGAAGACACACAGGAGCACAAtaagaaaacaagaggaggaacTGAATGAATCAAATCCTGATGAAGAGACCTGACAGACCTGCTCCACCAGAGTCACAATGTGGTCCAGGAGGAAggaccaaagaagaagagacagtgaTGTTGATGTGGACATCAGCTGAAATATGATCCTGGTTCATAATGTGGACTCGTTCAGCTCAGCTGACACATTCAACAGCAGACAGGTTTTTGTAtcagtctctgtcactgtgggaGGATGGTACCACCTCATCTTTGGCTCTGGAACTAAACTGTATGTAACAGGtaagacaaacatttcttttccttcagctgttttattgaagaagtagaaaatgtgtttgaagtcAGTTTGTGCTGCTTCAGACTTCACACGTTAGTTAGTTTTTGGAAATATATTCTGTAAAATATACTAAATGGTCTAATcgtataataataaaaacaataaataaaaacaataaatagaatTTTTTCATTctaacaaaattttaaatttagctgaatgtctgaaatctgatttaataaatattgtatttcccaaaaaaactcattgaatttaaaatcagataaaaatgacattttagttCTGATACAAATATTGTAGttccactaacacacacatatattctgATATATTCTGAGCTAAATACggatttaaaggatttaaattGTCTTTCCGTCTTTGACTTTCTTGGTGTTTAAACGGcgataataaatatttgaaacgACGAAATAATTCAGTCTGAAGTAGAATATATGTGATCGCTGTCatcaaatccaaaatgaataaatgatatttGAATATATGGAGAATCCAAAATGTCACGGTGAACCTGGGTAagtgtgagaaaatgtaaaaatactggGAATATATGATGGAAAACATCTGTGgataaaagctgctgatgtttctatCATGAAATGTGTTGGATAGTAAATAGTGAACAGCATCTGATCTgaagtgtgtttgattttgtgggACTGATCCATTATTCTAATCAGATGTATATTCAGtgttgtctgatgtgtgtgaaGCTGAATCCAGTATCTGTATTGATGAGTCCATGTAGTTTCCAGGATCAGACTGAATGCAGTGCAGTGCTGGAAGCTGCTGTTgactgtgtcaatgtgtgtctgtgtcaaactTCAGATGAGCCGGTAGTGAAGCCCGTGGTGAGCGTGTACCCGGCAGCATCCAGAGCCCACCTGGAGGGGAAGAGCTCCCTGCTGTGTCTGGCCTCAGCcatgtctcctcctctggtccAGTTCTCCtggaaaagacagaaggaggacgGTCCTCTGGAGGAGCTGCCCCCTGCCGAgggagagcagctgcagctcacacagTTGGGACGGGGACGCTCCGCCGCCATCTTGACCATCCGTCAGCCAGAGAACGCCACGTATAAATACATCTGCTCCGTCAGGCACGAGGGCGGCACAGCGGAGGGCCCGACACAACAAGGTGACCGATTCAGGCTGACTGATTCAGCTCCACGTGGAGACGCTGACATTTCTCACTGCAGCTCCAAACATTGGActccttttgtgtttcagaggttccagctccagcagcctcctGTCCTCCAGAGACAGAGCCAGCAGTCCTGGCAGCTCAGCAGCAAGCTGACTGTAAGATCACCTGCTCCTCACTGGATCTTAGagtctgaggtcaaaggtcagagacaGTGGACAGACTCTGTGATTCCttttctgttgcagtgcttcCCCTGGATCCTCTCCAGCCTCAGAGCAGGGTgaagctgctctgtctgctctacACAGTGCTGATAGTGAAGAGTCTGGTGTACTGCTGTGGACTCTCTCTGCTGATGAGCCTCAGAGACGACGGACCGTCCACCAACtacactgactgacttcatCTCAGTCATCACAATTTTCCCTCCCATGTATGTTGTTCTTCCCAGCTTAGATAGAATCAGCTGCTTCTCACAGgtttccttcttctttgtgtttttctcctcctgtgtgtCGTGTTAGTGCAGATTCAGCTGACAGACACTTTCAATAAAACCAGATCAGATCTcactctgtcactttctgcaggtttttattttattcatttgtatttgacTTCAGATGAAATCATCAGAAACAGAATAGATTATATTGACTTTGTTCAttaacagctgcagtcagttgaCTGTTTATTCAGAATAACGTAACCTTTATTTCTTCGGAGCACAAAATATATTGATGACTGCTGAAAATATACCGgttatgatgtttaaaatggagaaggaaaaacagaaattactAGGATGGACTGCGGAGCCTGGATGAACCAAACAATGCACCACAATCGACACTGACACAATTTCTCCTTTTGGAAGTCAAGAAATCTTCCTTTTCATGAAAGGTTGTGcagcaaagcaggaaaataaaatgtacataaaacataaatattaccGGGGTGAAGAAATAAACAAGTGAAACTGTTTGTCTCAGATTTCTGATATGAACTCAGTCCTTGTGTCCCACACATATTAGCAGAACCATTAGATAGCTCTGTTCATACCACCGTGGAGCGGCACCACACCGTGTATCTAACCTGGGTTACAATAAACATACAGGACGATGacaacatagacacacacaatatacaACTTCATGTACACTCAGCTGTTAATCAGCttttatcaacaacaacaaatggatCCAAACAGATCGATCAGAAAAGTCCATTTTTAGTCTGCagttaataatgaatgagataCATAGAACATAATCAGAAGGAGATTTGTATCTcttcctcaaacacacagtaaGATATGAAGGATTATTTCTCTTTCCAACATTTAGCtgacttattatttattgtaataataatgacatcCAGCAGCACGTCAGTTTTCTTTGTGGTTTGTCTGCTGTGAACACTGTTAGAATGAGTGTCAGCCCATCAGATTGAAGGAGGTTTAAcgtctttttatttcctccagcTCTGAGCTGTTTGTCTCACAGATCCTTCCTGGGCTGGCTCTTTGCCCAGGGTGGATGGTAAAGCCACAGGTAACGGTGTGGAGGCTGCAGAgcagaaacccacacaggaaggAAGTGTTGATTCGCTGTCAACACTTTTTTCTGAGTCCTAATAACCACTGAGAGCAGATTCATATCTGCAGCTCTACACACTCATCAGCCCCCCGCTCTCTGCACTTTTTCCACTGAGCCGGAGTCAACGGAGCCCAGACACACATGATTCCTGACAACAAGCTCCAGGAGCAACATACAGAAGATTTCTGATGGAGGTCAGAGTGACACTGATGAAAACTCAACGTGTCACGCTGTTGTGTTACGTttagacaaaagagaaaacatctaCACAAAGATGAGGCCCCATTTGTCCACTTGATTAGATTGCGAAGTCAATTTCAGTGTTTAAAAGAGGTTTGGATGGTGAatcagctcacacacactgttgtcaaagactgatgataaaaacacacaacactgatcCATTTGGCAGACCCACATGGACACCATCACTGTTGTTCCAGTTCAGACTGTCAACATGTCCATCGTCATCAAACTTTCCTGACAAAGAAAACACCATCAGCTTCTGTCTGATTGATGCTGTGAACACTTTGTGggctccttcctctctctgaatcagctgctgtgttttcagagtgGCCTGAGACTGACcgacaaaatgagaaaaagctgaatgatTTGGACCGACGGGAGAAGAGAAGCCGTCTTCGTAGGTCACAGTTTCATACACGACCACGTCGGGGCTCCGTTTGCTAACACGGCTGTTCACAACTGTACATCACAAAATGTGTTGattgttttcctgctgacaaTGAAATAATCTGATGTGATCATTCTGTGATGGAGACAAAAAGACCAGAAATGAAGATTGATTCACGTCTTTTTATTCAAGTTGGAttttcagcatgaaaacaaaagtaaagttCAGAGTTGAAACTGTCTAACATATATATGAATCACACCGTCATGTTTTCATGAAACTGCAGAaagttttcaataaaaaaccagcagaaagtgacagagagagatctGATCTGGTTTTATTGAGTGTCTGTCAGCTGAATCTGCACTAACACGacacacaggaggagaaaaacacaaagaagaaggaaacGTGAGAAGCAGCTGATTCTATCTAAGCTGGGAAGAACAACATACATGGGAGGGAAAATTGTGATGACTGAGatgaagtcagtcagtgtaGTTGGTGGACGGTCCGTCGTCTCTGAGGCTCATCAGCAGAGAGAGTCCACAGCAGTACACCAGACTCTTCACTATCAGCACTGTgtagagcagacagagcagcttcACCCTGCTCTGAGGCTGGAGAGGATCCAGGGGAAGCACTGCAACTGAAAAGGAATCAGAGATCAGTCAGCGTCTCCACGTGGAGCTGAATCAGTCAGCCTGAATCGGTCACCTTGTTGTGTCGGGCCCTCCGCTGTGCCGCCCTCGTGCCTGACGGAGCAGATGTATTTATACGTGGCGTTCTCTGGCTGACGGACGGTCAAGATGGCGGCGGAGCGTCCCCGTCCCAActgtgtgagctgcagctgctctcccTCGGCAGGGGGCAGCTCCTCCAGAGGACcgtcctccttctgtcttttccaGGAGAACTggaccagaggaggagacatgGCTGAGGCCAGACACAGCAGGGAGCTCTTCCCCTCCAGGTGGGCTCTGGATGCTGCCGGGTACACGCTCACCACGGGCTTCACTACCGGCTCATCTGAagtttgacacagacacacattgacacagtcAACAGCAGCTTCCAGCACTGCACTGCATTCAGTCTGATCCTGGAAACTACATGGACTCATCAATACAGATACTGGATTCAGCttcacacacatcaga
It contains:
- the LOC115057731 gene encoding immunoglobulin lambda-1 light chain-like — encoded protein: MLLLPAAALCCLCSAMVATAAEELIQDQLSLTRRVVQSASFTCEQTQRCDYDEVFWYQKKETFTLIMYIDRSDGAVEKGYGHPQKDDFSAVNIQNGCELKIDKVKLSHSASYYCSCLKLDPHISVTVGGWYHLIFGSGTKLYVTDEPVVKPVVSVYPAASRAHLEGKSSLLCLASAMSPPLVQFSWKRQKEDGPLEELPPAEGEQLQLTQLGRGRSAAILTIRQPENATYKYICSVRHEGGTAEGPTQQEVPAPAASCPPETEPAVLAAQQQADLLPLDPLQPQSRVKLLCLLYTVLIVKSLVYCCGLSLLMSLRDDGPSTNYTD
- the LOC115057733 gene encoding immunoglobulin lambda-1 light chain-like yields the protein MLLLPAAALCCLCSAMVATAAEELIQDHLSLTRRVGQSASFTCEQTQRCDSDFVFWYQKKETFTPILFITTSGGAVGKVFDHPQEDDFSAVNIQNSCELKIDKVKLSHSASYYCSCRKSGPHISVTVGGNGYLIFGSGTKLYVTDEPVVKPVVSVYPAASRAHLEGKSSLLCLASAMSPPLVQFSWKRQKEDGPLEELPPAEGEQLQLTQLGRGRSAAILTVRQPENATYKYICSVRHEGGTAEGPTQQGDRFRLTDSAPLAVLPLDPLQPQSRVKLLCLLYTVLIVKSLVYCCGLSLLMSLRDDGPSTNYTD